The segment CAACGATCCGGCCAACCTCTTCGTCGCCGGTTTCATGGGCTCGCCGCCGATGAACTTCATTCCCCTGCGTCTGCAGCGCCGCGACGGCCGCCTGGTGGGCCTGCTGGACAGCGCCGACGGCCATTGCGAACTGCCGCTCGGCGGGGTCGACGGTGAGCTGGAAGGACGCGAGCTGATCCTCGGCATCCGCCCGGAGCAGGTGCTGGTCGGTGCTGGCGACCTGCCGGCGATTCGCGCCCAGGTTCAGGTGCTGGAGCCCACCGGGCCGGACACCCTGGCCTTCGTCGAGATCAACCAGACCAAGGTCTGCTGCCGCCTGGCGCCCGATTCCCCAGCGCGCGTGGGCGACACCCTCGACCTGCAATTCGCTCCCGACAAGGTGTTGCTGTTCGACGCACGGAGCGGCGAGCGGCTGTGCGTGCCGGGAAAGGCGGCCGTGGCCGAGCCGGCCAGGGTCGCACGCCTGAAGGGCCTGTAGGAGCGGGCTTTGCTCGCGAAGGGGCGCGCGGAGCCGGGCCGTTCGCGAGCGAGCAAAAGAAAGATCCATCGCAACAACAATAAAAATCTGGAGTGGACATGAGCACGACGATCAAAGGTTTGTGGGTACTGCCCTGCGCGCTTTTCGCGGTTTCCGGTGTGGCGCAAGCGGTGGAATTCACCGGCTACATGCGCAGCGGCGCCGGTGGGTCCAGCGAGGGCGGCACGCAATCCTGCTTCCAGCTGCCGGGGGCGCAATCCAAGTACCGTCTGGGCAACGAGTGCGAGCAGTACATCGAACTGGACCTGCGCCAGGACCTCGCCAGGCTCGATGACGGATCGGTGATCAGTGTCGAAGGCATGGCGCAGCTGTTCAACGAATACGGCCACACCCCCGAGTTCACGGGCGACCACGGCTTCACACGGATGAACCAGATGTATGCCGAGTGGAGCAACATGCCGGCGCTGGGCGGTGGCTCCTTCTGGGCGGGGCGCCGCTTCTACAAGCGCAACGATATCCACATCTCCGACTACTACTACTGGAACCAGAGCGCCACCGGCTTCGGCTTCGATGAAGTGGCCATTGGCGACCTGAAGTACAGCTACGTGTTCTCGCGCAAGGACAACGTCTTCCAGGACCCCTACATCAACCGCCACGACTTCAACGTGGCCGGCTTCCAGACCAACCCCGGCGGCGAGGTGGAACTGGGCGTCAGCTACCTCGACAAGCCCGACAGCACCGATGCCCACAGCGGCTGGTCGGTGGCGGCGCAGCACAAGCAGAAGGAATTCCTCGGCGGGGTGAACACCTTCGCCCTGCAGTACGGCCGTGGGCCAGGCACCGCGCTGGGCTATACCGGCGACCCCACGCTGGACAACAGCAACCAGAGCTGGCGCGTGGTGGAGTTCTTCGATTGGCAGGTGACGCCGCGCTTCGGTGGCCAGTTCGAGGTGATCTACCAGAAGGACAAGCGCCCGGATGGCGACGACCAGAACTGGCTCTCCGTCGGTGTGCGCCCGGTCTACGCCATTACCGAGCAGTTCAAGCTGGTCACCGAACTTGGCCGGGACCAGGTGGAAGCCCCCGGCGGCACCCGCAAGCTGACCAAGTTCACCATCGCACCCACCTGGTCGCCAGCCGGTCCGGGCTTCTGGCAGCGCCCGGAAATCCGTCTGTATTACACCTACGCCAGCTGGAACGAAGCGGCCCAGCGTGCGGCCAGCGAACTGGCGGCGGGTTCGGCGCTGTCCGATACCGGTGCCTTCGGCGACGCGCTGCACGGCTCCAACTTCGGTGTGCAACTGGAGTACTGGTGGAAGTGATGCGCAGTGCCAGGCCGCATCGGGTGAGAGCGGGGGAGGGCGTCGACCACCCCTTCGCCGACCTGTTGCGTCCGGCAGCCGGGCAGCCGTTCCGCTGGGCCGAACACCAGGGCCGCGAGCTGCTGCTGGTGGAGCATTCGCGCTGCTCGGCGGTGTTCAGTCGCCAGGGCGGCCAGTTGCTGCACTTCCAGCCCCACGGCGAGCGCCCCTTGCTCTGGTGCGCAACGCGCTGGCCACGCATTGGCGCCATTCGCGGCGGCGTGCCGGTGTGCTGGCCCTGGTTCGGCCGCCACCCCATGGAGGGCGGCTGGCCCCACCACGGCTGGGCGCGGTTGTCCGACTGGCGACTTATCCACAAGGCCGCCGACGACAATGGCGTGCGCGTGACCTGGCGCCTGGATCTGCACGACTGGCAAGTGGAACTGGAGGCAGAACTGGGTGGGCGCATGAGTCTGCAACTGGTCACCCGTCACCGCGACAGCGAACCCTGCGTGCTCAGCCATGCGCTGCACGCCTACTGGCGGGTGAGCGACGTGGCGCGGGTCGCCCTGCTCGGGCTGGACGGCGCCGAAGGGCGCGATCTGCTGAGCCGCGAACCCTGTCGGCAAGGGGGCGAGCTGCGCGTGATCGATGGCTGCCACCGGGTGTTCCGGCAGGGTGGCCGCGTGAAGATTCAGGATGCCGGTTGGCAGCGGCGTTTGTGCATCGATGGTGGGAACAATCCGAACACCGTGGTCTGGCATCCCGGCAGCCGTCCTTTATCCGAAGTGAGCTGGGCGGAGGGGCTGGGATTTCTTTCCGTGCAGGGCGCGGCCTGTGGAGACGACAGTGCGGAGCTGGTGGCGGGGGAGGAGGCGAGGTTGAGTCTGGAGGCGTGGGTTGGATGAGGTCCCTCTCCCTGAAGGGAGAGGGGCCGGGGGTGAGGGGGCGTCAGGACGGCTCCTCTTCCGCCGGATACCGGCTGGCATTGAGGCTTTCCTTGATCTTGCGCAGATGCGGCTGGAAGTCGACGCCGCGGCGCAGGGTCATGCCGGTGGCGAGCACGTCGAGCACGGTGAGCTGGATGATGCGCGAGGTCATCGGCATGTAGATGTCGGTGTCTTCCGGCAGCGGGATGTCGAGGCTCAAGGTGCTGGCTTTGGCCAGCGGCGAACCTGCGGCGGTAAGGCCGAGCACCGAGGCGCCGTTCTGGCGCGCCAGGCGCGCCACTTCCACCAGTTCGCGGGTGCGGCCGGTGTAGGAAATGATCACGAAGAGGTCGCCCGTATGGGCCACCGACGCCAGCATCCGCTGCATCAGGACATCGGAATGGGCGGATACGGCGAGGTTGAAGCGAAAGAACTTGTGCTGGGCGTCCAGGGCCACCGAGGCGGAGGCGCCGAGCCCGAAGAAATGGATCTGCCGGGCCTGGATCATCAGGTCCACGGCGCGGCTGATCAACTGCGGGTCGAGGCTCTGCAGGGCGCTGTCCAGGGAGGCGATGGCACTGCCGAAGATCTTCCGGGTGTAGGCCTCGGGACCATCGTCGGCGGCGACCGCCTGGCTCACGTAGGCGGCACCGCTGGCCAGGCTTTGCGCCAGCTGCATCTTCAGTTCCGGGTAGCCGTTGACGCCGAAGGAGCGGCAGAAGCGGTTCACTGTCGGCTCGCTGACCTGAGCCGCCTGGGCCAGGGCCGCGATGCTGTAGCGGGTGGCCTGCTGCGGGTCGCGCAGGATGACTTCGGCGACCTTGCGCTCGGCCTTGTTGAGTTCGTCGAGGCGGTTCTGGATCTGCTCCAGCAGATTGTGCACGCGGTCCATTGGGATTCCTGGGAAGGGGCCTGCAATCGGTGGCCTATCGTACTGAGCGTACCCAGGCTGGGCCACCGTAATCTCGTATATCGGTAAATGTAGTTTTATTACTACATTTTGTCTTGCTGTAACGGCTAGCAGGGTGTATTCATAAGCTTATGTTTGATAGAAGAACAAATATCATGGCCTCACAACCTGTCGAACCCTGCACCCTGGCCCTGTTCGGCGGCCTCGGTGACCTGGCACTGCGCAAGCTGTTCCCCGCGCTCTATCAACTGGACCGTGCCGGGCTGCTGGCCGCCGATACGCGCATCCTCGCCCTGGGCCGTGAAAGCGGCGAGCCCGCCACCCATATGGCCGAGATCGGCGAACACCTGCGCCGCTACGTGCCGGCCGGTGAGGTTGAGGAGGGCGCCATGCAGCGTTTCCTGGCCCGGCTCGACTACCTCTCGATGGACTTCCTCGACACTGATGCCTACCCGGTCCTGGCCGACAAGCTGGGCCCGGTGGCCAGGATGATCGCCTACTTCGCCACGCCCGCCGCCGTTTACGGCGCCATCTGCGAAGGTCTGGCCGCCGCCGGGCTGGCCGAGCGCACCCGCGTGGTGCTGGAGAAACCCATCGGTCATGACCTGGATTCCTCACGCGCGGTGAACGAAGCGGTGGCGGCGCACTTTCCGGAGAACCGCACCTACCGGATCGACCACTACCTGGGCAAGGAGACGGTGCAGAACCTGATTGCCCTGCGCTTCGCCAACAGCCTGTTCGAGACGCAGTGGAACCAGCACCACATCTCCCACGTGGAAATCACCGTGGCCGAGCAGGTGGGCATCGAGGGCCGCTGGGGCTATTTCGACCAGGCCGGCCAGTTGCGCGACATGATCCAGAACCACCTGCTGCAGCTGCTCTGCCTGATCGCCATGGACCCGCCCAGCGACCTCTCCGCCGACAGCATCCGCGACGAAAAGGTGAAGGTGCTGAAAGCCCTGGCGCCCATCGCCCCGGAACAGCTCGGACAGCAGGTGGTGCGTGGCCAGTACGTGGCCGGCAACATCCTCGGCAAGACGGTGCCCGGCTATCTGGAGGAAGAACACGCCAATACCCACAGCGACACCGAAACCTTCGTTGCCCTGCGGGCGGAGATCCGCAACTGGCGCTGGTCCGGCGTGCCCTTCTACCTGCGTACCGGTAAGCGCATGCCGCAGAAGCTCTCGCAGATCGTCATACACTTCAAGGAACCGCCGCACTACATCTTCGCCCCCGAGCAGCGGCCGTTGATCAGCAATCGCCTGGTCATCCGCCTGCAGCCGGACGAAGGCATTTCCCTGCAGGTGATGACCAAGGAGCAGGGCCTGGACAAGGGCATGCAACTGCGCAGCGACCCGCTGCAGCTGAGCTTCTCCAACACCTATCGCAGTGCGCGGATTCCAGACGCCTACGAGCGTCTGCTGCTGGAAGTGATGAAGGGCAACCAGAATCTCTTCGTGCGCAAGGACGAAATCGAATACGCCTGGAAATGGTGCGACCAGCTGATCGCCGGGTGGCGGCAGCAGGGCGACGCGCCCAGACCCTACGCGGCGGGAACCTGGGGGCCGACGGCCTCCATTGCATTGATCACCCGTGATGGCAGGAGCTGGTATGGCGATCTTTAATCTCGACCTGCCGACGCAGGTGACCGGGCTCAGCCTCGGCAGCCCCGAACAACTGGCCGGCGAGCTGGCCATCACCGTTGCCAACGCCCTGCGCGCGGCCATCGATGCCCGTGGTGCGGCCGTGCTGGTGGTGTCCGGCGGGCGCAGCCCGATCGCATTCTTCGAACGCCTGCGCGGCCAGACCCTGGACTGGTCGAAGGTCACCATCAGCCTGGCCGACGAACGCTTCGTGCCGGTCAGCCATGCCGACAGCAATGAAGGTCTGGTACGCCACCACCTGTTGAAGGGGGAGGCCGCCAGTGCGCGCTTCCTCGGCCTCTACCACAGTGCGCCGAACCTGGATGAGGCCGCCCGCCTGGCCCATGTGGCCCTGGCCGAACTGGGCGCTATCGACGTGCTGGTGCTGGGCATGGGCGAGGACGGTCACACCGCTTCGCTGTTCCCCGGCAGCCCGAACCTCGAGCAGGCCCTGAGTACAGGCTGCGAGCGCCGCTGCCTGCCGATGCAGGCCCCCAGCGTGCCGCGCCAGCGCCTCACCCTGACCCTGCCGCTGCTGGCCAGTGCGCAGCTGACCCTGCTGGCCGTACAAGGCCAGGCCAAGCTGGCCACCCTGGCCGCCGCCCTGGCGGGCGAAGACGAGGCGGCCATGCCGATTCGCGCCTTCCTCCGCCGTCCCCTGGAAATCCACTGGTGCCCCTGAGCCCGAAGGAACGCCCATGACCAGCCTCCCCACCAATCGGGCCACCAGTCGCGAAGCCGTGCCGAGCATGGCCGACAAGGCTGCCCTGATCGACATTCTCTGCGGTGCGGCACGCATCCTTCCGGTGATCACCGTCGAGCGCGAGCAGGACGCCCTGCCGCTGGCCGATGCCCTGGCCGCCGGTGGCCTGCGTACCCTGGAAATCACCCTGCGTTCCGAGCATGGCCTGTCCGCGATCCGCACCCTGCGTGAGCAGCGTCCGGAGCTTTGCGTCGGTGCCGGCACCGTGCTGGATGAGTGGATGCTCGCCGAGGCCGAGGCCGCCGGCTCGCAATTCATCGTCACCCCCGGCTGCACCGCCGAACTGCTGCGGGCCGGCGTCTACAGCCCGTTGCCGTTGCTGCCGGGCATCAGCAGCGCCTCGGAAATCATGCTCGGCTACGCCCTGGGCTATCGCCGCTTCAAGCTCTTCCCGGCGGAAGTCTGCGGTGGCATCAAGGCCCTCAAGGCCTTCGGCGGCCCTTTCCCGGGTATCCGCTTCTGCCCCACCGGCGGGGTCAATCCCGACAACCTGCGCGACTACATGGCCCTGCCCAACGTGATGTGCGTGGGCGGCACCTGGATGATGGACAAGGACTGGATCCGCAACGGCGACTGGCAGCGCATCCAGGAAACCACGGCAGCGGCATTGGAGCTGTTGCGCTGACGTAGGCAGAGAGCGTTCTGCTTTTTTGTGGGGGCGATTTCAATCGCTATGCAGGCCGCAGGCCTGCCCTTCAATCCTCCCTGGGGGCACTGCGTGCCCCATTGCGAATGAATTCGCCCCCACAGGGTCCATGCCCACCGCAGTGACTTCGTAGCCCATTCCCATATCGCACTCGGTTGCGAAACAGATTCCGCCAAACGGTTTGCTGAAACGATTTACCTAGTAACGAAACCGCGTTAAAACCGACTTCCAGTGGTCCCGATCCTGAGGAAAGTGCAATGACTAACAACAACCTCGAAGCCCTGTTCCCCACTGCCGACCAGATTCCCGAGCGTTACCGCCCCGGCGCGCCCATCGAACAGCGCGAGTACCTGGTGAACGGTGAGCTGCTGAGTTGGCAGGGCCCGCTGGCGGCAGTGCGCAGTCCGGTGTTCCTGGCGGGCGAGAAGGGCGATGAACAGGTGGTGCTGGGCAGCACGCCGCTGCTGGATGCCGATGCCGCGCTGGCGGCCCTGGATGCCGCCGTCGCTGCCTACGACCACGGGCAGGGTGCCTGGCCGACCATGCGCGTGGCCGAGCGTATCCAGCATGTGGAGAAGTTCCTCGCCCGCATGCGCGAGCAGCGCGAGGCGGTGGTCAGGCTGCTGATGTGGGAGATCGGCAAGAACCTCAAGGATTCCGAGAAGGAGTTCGACCGCACCTGCGACTACATCGTCGACACCATCGAGGCGCTCAAGGAGCTGGACCGCCGCTCCAGCCGCTTCGAACTGGAGCAGGGCACCCTCGGCCAGATCCGCCGCGTGCCGCTGGGCGTGGCGCTGTGCATGGGGCCATACAACTATCCGCTGAACGAGACCTTCACCACGCTGATTCCGGCGCTGATCATGGGCAACACCGTGGTCTTCAAACCGGCCAAGTTCGGCGTGCTGCTGATCCGCCCGCTGCTGGAAGCCTTCCGCGACAGCTTCCCGGCTGGCGTCATCAACGTCATCTACGGCCGCGGCCGCGAAACCGTCAGCGCCATCATGGCCAGCGGCAAGGTGGATGTGTTCGCCTTCATCGGCACCCATTCCGGCGCCGCCGACCTGAAGAAGCTGCACCCGCGCCCGCACCGCCTGCGCGCGGCGCTGGGCCTGGACGCCAAGAACCCTGGCATCGTCCTGCCGAAGGTGGACCTGGACAACGCGGTCAACGAAGCCATCACCGGCGCCCTGTCGTTCAACGGCCAGCGCTGCACCGCGCTGAAGATCCTCTTCGTCCACGAAGACGTGCTCGAACCCTTTCTCGACAAGTTCTGCACCAGGCTGGCCACCCTCAAGCCCGGCATGCCCTGGGAGGACGGTGTGGCCCTGACGCCCCTGCCCGAACCGGGCAAGGTCGACTACCTCAATGCCCTGCTGGAAGATGCCGTGGCCAAGGGGGCCAAAGTGGTCAATCCGGGCGGCGGCAGCCACCGGCAGAGTTTCTTCTATCCCGCCGTGCTGAGTCCGGTGAGTCCGGAGATGCGCCTTTACCATGAGGAACAGTTCGGACCGCTGATTCCGGTGGTGCCGTATCGCGAGCTGGAAGAAGTGATCGACTATGTGCTGCATTCCGACTACGGCCAGCAGCTCAGCCTGTTCGGCGACGATGCGGCCCAGGTCGGCCGGCTGGTGGATGCCTTCGCCAATCAGGTAGGGCGCATCAACATCAACGCCCAGTGCCAGCGCGGCCCCGACACCTTCCCCTTCAATGGCCGGAAGAACTCGGCCGAAGGCACGCTGTCGGTACATGACGCCCTGCGGGTGTTCTCCATCCGCACCCTGGTGGCGACCAGGTTCCAGGAAGACAACAAGGCACTGGTCAGCGAGATCATCCGCAACCGCGAGTCGAACTTCCTGACCACGGATTACATTTTCTGAGGCGGATGGGTTGCCGCCACAAGGTTATTGATCGGAGATTTACCCATGCCCCGCCCCATCAGCCGAGACACCCGGCTCTGCATGTCGCTGTCCGGCCGTCCCGGCAATTTCGGCACGCGCTTTCACAACTACCTCTACGAAGCCCTCGACCTGGACTTCGTCTACAAGGCCTTCACCACCACCGATCTGCCGGCGGCCATCGGCGGCATTCGCGCCCTGGGCATTCGCGGTTGCGCGGTGTCCATGCCGTTCAAGGAGGCCTGCATCCCATTGCTGGACGAACTGGATACCTCGGCTTCGGCCATCGACTCGGTCAACACCATCGTCGCCGACGACGGCCGGCTGAGGGGCTACAACACCGACTACAGCGCCGTGGCCAGCCTGCTGGCGAGCCACGCCGTACCACGGGACATCCGTTTTGTGGTGCGCGGCAGCGGCGGCATGGCCAAGGCCGTGGCCAGCGCCTTTCGCGACAGCGGTTACCGCCACGGCACGATAGTCGCTCGCAACCCGCAGACCGGCCCGGCGCTGGCCCGGGGCTGTGGATATGCATGGCTGGCGGAGCTGGGCGACGAGGAGCCGCAGATGCTGGTCAACGTCACCCCGCTGGGCATGGAAGGCGGCCCGGATGCCGACGCCCTGGCCTTCACCCGCGAACAGGTAGCGGCGACAGACTGGGTTTTCGACGTGGTGGCGCTGCCGGTGGAAACCCCACTGATCCTTCTGGCCCGTGAGCTGGGCAAGCCGGTGATCACGGGTGCCGAAGTCATAGTGCTGCAGGCGGTGGAGCAGTTCGTGCTCTACACAGGCGTGAGGCCGGAGGCGGAACTGATAGAGAAAGCGGCGGAGTTCGCGCGAGGTTAGGGCGGGGAAGCGGGTATTTTGTGGGAGCGAACTTATTCGCGAATGAATTCGCTCCCACAGAAGGGAAGGGGCCTTGTGGCTCTCAACCCTCCGGCAGATTCGCGTAGATCTTTTCCAGCGTGCCGTTGAGCTTGGCGATCTGGGCTTCGGT is part of the Pseudomonas lalkuanensis genome and harbors:
- a CDS encoding shikimate 5-dehydrogenase, giving the protein MPRPISRDTRLCMSLSGRPGNFGTRFHNYLYEALDLDFVYKAFTTTDLPAAIGGIRALGIRGCAVSMPFKEACIPLLDELDTSASAIDSVNTIVADDGRLRGYNTDYSAVASLLASHAVPRDIRFVVRGSGGMAKAVASAFRDSGYRHGTIVARNPQTGPALARGCGYAWLAELGDEEPQMLVNVTPLGMEGGPDADALAFTREQVAATDWVFDVVALPVETPLILLARELGKPVITGAEVIVLQAVEQFVLYTGVRPEAELIEKAAEFARG
- a CDS encoding maltoporin is translated as MSTTIKGLWVLPCALFAVSGVAQAVEFTGYMRSGAGGSSEGGTQSCFQLPGAQSKYRLGNECEQYIELDLRQDLARLDDGSVISVEGMAQLFNEYGHTPEFTGDHGFTRMNQMYAEWSNMPALGGGSFWAGRRFYKRNDIHISDYYYWNQSATGFGFDEVAIGDLKYSYVFSRKDNVFQDPYINRHDFNVAGFQTNPGGEVELGVSYLDKPDSTDAHSGWSVAAQHKQKEFLGGVNTFALQYGRGPGTALGYTGDPTLDNSNQSWRVVEFFDWQVTPRFGGQFEVIYQKDKRPDGDDQNWLSVGVRPVYAITEQFKLVTELGRDQVEAPGGTRKLTKFTIAPTWSPAGPGFWQRPEIRLYYTYASWNEAAQRAASELAAGSALSDTGAFGDALHGSNFGVQLEYWWK
- a CDS encoding bifunctional 4-hydroxy-2-oxoglutarate aldolase/2-dehydro-3-deoxy-phosphogluconate aldolase yields the protein MTSLPTNRATSREAVPSMADKAALIDILCGAARILPVITVEREQDALPLADALAAGGLRTLEITLRSEHGLSAIRTLREQRPELCVGAGTVLDEWMLAEAEAAGSQFIVTPGCTAELLRAGVYSPLPLLPGISSASEIMLGYALGYRRFKLFPAEVCGGIKALKAFGGPFPGIRFCPTGGVNPDNLRDYMALPNVMCVGGTWMMDKDWIRNGDWQRIQETTAAALELLR
- a CDS encoding MurR/RpiR family transcriptional regulator, whose product is MDRVHNLLEQIQNRLDELNKAERKVAEVILRDPQQATRYSIAALAQAAQVSEPTVNRFCRSFGVNGYPELKMQLAQSLASGAAYVSQAVAADDGPEAYTRKIFGSAIASLDSALQSLDPQLISRAVDLMIQARQIHFFGLGASASVALDAQHKFFRFNLAVSAHSDVLMQRMLASVAHTGDLFVIISYTGRTRELVEVARLARQNGASVLGLTAAGSPLAKASTLSLDIPLPEDTDIYMPMTSRIIQLTVLDVLATGMTLRRGVDFQPHLRKIKESLNASRYPAEEEPS
- a CDS encoding NADP-dependent glyceraldehyde-3-phosphate dehydrogenase, with protein sequence MTNNNLEALFPTADQIPERYRPGAPIEQREYLVNGELLSWQGPLAAVRSPVFLAGEKGDEQVVLGSTPLLDADAALAALDAAVAAYDHGQGAWPTMRVAERIQHVEKFLARMREQREAVVRLLMWEIGKNLKDSEKEFDRTCDYIVDTIEALKELDRRSSRFELEQGTLGQIRRVPLGVALCMGPYNYPLNETFTTLIPALIMGNTVVFKPAKFGVLLIRPLLEAFRDSFPAGVINVIYGRGRETVSAIMASGKVDVFAFIGTHSGAADLKKLHPRPHRLRAALGLDAKNPGIVLPKVDLDNAVNEAITGALSFNGQRCTALKILFVHEDVLEPFLDKFCTRLATLKPGMPWEDGVALTPLPEPGKVDYLNALLEDAVAKGAKVVNPGGGSHRQSFFYPAVLSPVSPEMRLYHEEQFGPLIPVVPYRELEEVIDYVLHSDYGQQLSLFGDDAAQVGRLVDAFANQVGRININAQCQRGPDTFPFNGRKNSAEGTLSVHDALRVFSIRTLVATRFQEDNKALVSEIIRNRESNFLTTDYIF
- the pgl gene encoding 6-phosphogluconolactonase; protein product: MAIFNLDLPTQVTGLSLGSPEQLAGELAITVANALRAAIDARGAAVLVVSGGRSPIAFFERLRGQTLDWSKVTISLADERFVPVSHADSNEGLVRHHLLKGEAASARFLGLYHSAPNLDEAARLAHVALAELGAIDVLVLGMGEDGHTASLFPGSPNLEQALSTGCERRCLPMQAPSVPRQRLTLTLPLLASAQLTLLAVQGQAKLATLAAALAGEDEAAMPIRAFLRRPLEIHWCP
- the zwf gene encoding glucose-6-phosphate dehydrogenase; this encodes MASQPVEPCTLALFGGLGDLALRKLFPALYQLDRAGLLAADTRILALGRESGEPATHMAEIGEHLRRYVPAGEVEEGAMQRFLARLDYLSMDFLDTDAYPVLADKLGPVARMIAYFATPAAVYGAICEGLAAAGLAERTRVVLEKPIGHDLDSSRAVNEAVAAHFPENRTYRIDHYLGKETVQNLIALRFANSLFETQWNQHHISHVEITVAEQVGIEGRWGYFDQAGQLRDMIQNHLLQLLCLIAMDPPSDLSADSIRDEKVKVLKALAPIAPEQLGQQVVRGQYVAGNILGKTVPGYLEEEHANTHSDTETFVALRAEIRNWRWSGVPFYLRTGKRMPQKLSQIVIHFKEPPHYIFAPEQRPLISNRLVIRLQPDEGISLQVMTKEQGLDKGMQLRSDPLQLSFSNTYRSARIPDAYERLLLEVMKGNQNLFVRKDEIEYAWKWCDQLIAGWRQQGDAPRPYAAGTWGPTASIALITRDGRSWYGDL
- a CDS encoding D-hexose-6-phosphate mutarotase, yielding MRSARPHRVRAGEGVDHPFADLLRPAAGQPFRWAEHQGRELLLVEHSRCSAVFSRQGGQLLHFQPHGERPLLWCATRWPRIGAIRGGVPVCWPWFGRHPMEGGWPHHGWARLSDWRLIHKAADDNGVRVTWRLDLHDWQVELEAELGGRMSLQLVTRHRDSEPCVLSHALHAYWRVSDVARVALLGLDGAEGRDLLSREPCRQGGELRVIDGCHRVFRQGGRVKIQDAGWQRRLCIDGGNNPNTVVWHPGSRPLSEVSWAEGLGFLSVQGAACGDDSAELVAGEEARLSLEAWVG